From a single Nocardioides panacis genomic region:
- a CDS encoding helix-turn-helix transcriptional regulator → MDDSTREPVEVRELRALADSVRAALGEPSRRTSRDLQHWRGLDANLDALDGIERTTTRSVWNMQPRIQFDPEDPAPGAGGSSEARGVETVLITRPATLDVNPLLPSIHPDARVGPVFLRGVVLDEERVVIEGLDTADGEPTAWLTDRPHLVVLMLELWHRTLALSAPVLAPGQQPLLSPRRLRVARLLAMGEKDQAIARQLEMSGRTVEREVRAVLEALGARSRTEAVLAMSGRASNSRTRPTR, encoded by the coding sequence GTGGACGACAGCACGCGCGAGCCCGTCGAGGTGCGGGAGCTCCGCGCCCTGGCGGACAGCGTCCGTGCGGCGCTCGGGGAGCCGTCCCGGCGCACCAGCCGCGACCTGCAGCACTGGCGGGGCCTGGACGCGAACCTCGACGCGCTGGACGGCATCGAGCGCACCACCACCCGGTCCGTCTGGAACATGCAGCCGCGCATCCAGTTCGACCCGGAGGACCCCGCCCCTGGCGCGGGCGGCTCGTCCGAGGCGCGTGGTGTCGAGACCGTGCTGATCACCCGGCCGGCCACCCTGGACGTCAACCCGCTGCTGCCCTCGATCCACCCGGACGCCCGGGTGGGCCCGGTCTTCCTGCGCGGGGTGGTGCTGGACGAGGAACGGGTCGTCATCGAGGGCCTGGACACCGCGGACGGCGAGCCGACCGCGTGGCTCACCGACCGTCCGCACCTGGTGGTGCTGATGCTGGAGCTCTGGCACCGCACGCTCGCGCTCTCCGCGCCGGTGCTCGCCCCGGGCCAGCAGCCGCTGCTGTCGCCGCGTCGGCTGCGGGTGGCGCGCCTGCTGGCGATGGGCGAGAAGGACCAGGCGATCGCCCGGCAGCTGGAGATGTCCGGCCGGACCGTCGAGCGTGAGGTCCGGGCGGTCCTCGAGGCCCTCGGCGCGCGCAGCCGCACCGAGGCCGTGCTGGCGATGAGCGGACGCGCATCCAACAGCCGGACCCGTCCGACCCGCTGA
- a CDS encoding FxsA family protein gives MRRWVPWWVLALLFVVLPVLEIYVLIQVGQVIGAWWTVLLLIADGFLGSWLIKHEGTRAWGALQEALQQHRMPARELADGALILVGGTLLLTPGFLSDVVGFFCILPVTRPLARAALTRFLTRKFLSGPGAPGFGRPGSATVGGDGARTRQRPGPDGVVQGEVVD, from the coding sequence ATGAGGCGATGGGTCCCCTGGTGGGTGCTGGCGCTGCTGTTCGTGGTGCTGCCGGTGCTGGAGATCTACGTGCTGATCCAGGTCGGCCAGGTGATCGGCGCGTGGTGGACGGTGCTGCTGCTGATCGCCGACGGCTTCCTGGGCAGCTGGCTGATCAAGCACGAGGGCACCCGCGCCTGGGGTGCGCTCCAGGAGGCCCTCCAGCAGCACCGGATGCCCGCCCGCGAGCTCGCCGACGGCGCGCTGATCCTGGTGGGCGGCACGCTGCTGCTGACCCCGGGCTTCCTCTCCGACGTCGTCGGGTTCTTCTGCATCCTGCCGGTCACCCGGCCGCTGGCCCGTGCGGCGCTCACCCGGTTCCTGACCCGCAAGTTCCTGTCCGGGCCGGGTGCTCCCGGCTTCGGGCGCCCCGGGTCGGCCACGGTCGGGGGAGACGGGGCCCGGACGCGACAACGCCCCGGACCAGATGGTGTGGTCCAGGGCGAGGTCGTCGACTGA
- a CDS encoding helix-turn-helix transcriptional regulator, producing MTSRPAPEQRLQDLARLRRVRDRMDREYAQPLDVEALARGVHMSAGHLSREFRAAYGESPYSYLMTRRIERAMALLRRGDLSVTEVCFAVGCASLGTFSTRFTELVGVPPSVYRREGVHSTAGMPPCVAKQVTRPVRNREATDARRQLA from the coding sequence GTGACCAGCAGACCGGCCCCGGAGCAGCGCCTCCAGGACCTCGCGCGGCTGCGCCGGGTGCGCGACCGCATGGACCGGGAGTACGCGCAGCCGCTGGACGTCGAGGCGCTGGCCCGGGGCGTGCACATGTCCGCCGGGCACCTCAGCCGGGAGTTCCGGGCCGCGTACGGCGAGTCGCCGTACAGCTACCTGATGACCCGGCGCATCGAGCGCGCGATGGCGCTGCTGCGCCGGGGCGACCTCAGCGTCACCGAGGTCTGCTTCGCCGTCGGCTGCGCGTCGCTGGGCACCTTCAGCACCCGCTTCACCGAGCTGGTGGGAGTGCCGCCGAGCGTCTACCGGCGCGAGGGCGTGCACTCGACGGCCGGCATGCCGCCGTGCGTGGCGAAGCAGGTCACCCGACCGGTCAGGAATCGAGAAGCGACGGATGCCCGGCGGCAACTAGCGTGA
- a CDS encoding MFS transporter, with protein sequence MVIVVLAMFLPEKNVALFLTLGVAIAIVLGGTQALSRSFFSLLIPRGREGEYFALYNACERGTSWFGTFLFGLVFQLSGSYRPAIVALVVFFVLGAFFLLRLDPKRGIREAGNALPSVV encoded by the coding sequence ATGGTGATCGTGGTGCTGGCGATGTTCCTCCCCGAGAAGAACGTCGCGCTGTTCCTGACCCTGGGCGTGGCCATCGCGATCGTGCTCGGCGGCACCCAGGCGCTCTCCCGGTCGTTCTTCAGCCTGCTGATCCCGCGCGGGCGCGAGGGCGAGTACTTCGCGCTCTACAACGCCTGCGAGCGCGGGACGTCGTGGTTCGGGACGTTCCTGTTCGGCCTGGTGTTCCAGCTCAGCGGGTCCTACCGCCCGGCGATCGTCGCGCTGGTCGTGTTCTTCGTGCTGGGCGCGTTCTTCCTGCTCCGGCTGGACCCGAAGCGCGGCATCCGCGAGGCCGGCAACGCCCTGCCGTCGGTCGTCTAG
- a CDS encoding alpha-amylase — protein sequence MTHPRTSPLRGRRRFAALTVSGLLAACVGVSTPVAAEAAPAVRAAPSNPVGGRDVIANLWEWNWPSVARECTTQLGPKGYGGVQVAPPQDSVKRQRLGDGSDTILHPWWEVYQAVDYALTSRMGNEAQFRSMVSTCRRAGVKVYVDAVVNHMTGQGDTSYGGVKYARYDYAGLYGQGNFHKYSGDCPSASGGIEDFNNLQQVFNCELVGLADLRTDTSVVRSRVAAYLNKLLGYGVSGFRVDAAKHVGQADLDAIYARLHDTKDGTRPYWALEVFGGGPGRLAPDAFVRSGVVLGLDGVKQLKSAFKSYPTDAAGSIATLRDFGEDSGLTPSRRTLSFVQNHDTERNGDALSYKDGATNRLATQYLLAAGYGRPQVYSAFSFTTADDSPPATPDGMITDAACGSGWTCAHRDRGVTALVRWHNGVGAAPQAHWWDDGANVIAFSRGDRGWVAMNNNTVARTVRVQTGLARGRYCDVVTGGRSCSGTVVAVNGSGVARVTVPAKGTVAVLAASRR from the coding sequence ATGACGCATCCACGTACGTCGCCCCTGCGCGGGCGCCGGCGGTTCGCCGCCCTGACCGTCTCCGGTCTGCTCGCCGCCTGCGTCGGCGTCAGCACGCCCGTCGCCGCCGAGGCCGCGCCCGCGGTCCGGGCCGCCCCGTCCAACCCGGTCGGCGGGCGTGACGTGATCGCCAACCTCTGGGAGTGGAACTGGCCCTCGGTGGCCCGCGAGTGCACCACCCAGCTCGGCCCGAAGGGGTACGGCGGCGTGCAGGTCGCGCCGCCGCAGGACTCGGTCAAGCGACAGCGGCTCGGCGACGGCAGCGACACGATCCTGCACCCGTGGTGGGAGGTCTACCAGGCCGTCGACTACGCGCTGACCAGCCGGATGGGCAACGAGGCGCAGTTCAGGTCCATGGTGTCGACCTGCCGCAGGGCCGGCGTGAAGGTGTACGTCGACGCGGTGGTCAACCACATGACCGGGCAGGGCGACACGTCCTACGGCGGCGTGAAGTACGCCCGCTACGACTACGCCGGGCTCTACGGGCAGGGCAACTTCCACAAGTACTCCGGCGACTGCCCGTCGGCGTCCGGCGGCATCGAGGACTTCAACAACCTGCAGCAGGTGTTCAACTGCGAGCTCGTCGGCCTCGCGGACCTGCGCACCGACACCAGCGTCGTACGGTCCCGGGTGGCGGCGTACCTCAACAAGCTCCTCGGCTACGGCGTCTCCGGCTTCCGGGTGGACGCGGCCAAGCACGTCGGGCAGGCCGACCTGGACGCGATCTACGCGCGGCTGCACGACACGAAGGACGGCACCCGTCCCTACTGGGCGCTCGAGGTCTTCGGTGGCGGCCCGGGCCGGCTGGCCCCCGACGCGTTCGTGCGCAGTGGCGTGGTCCTCGGCCTCGACGGCGTCAAGCAGCTCAAGAGCGCGTTCAAGAGCTACCCCACCGATGCCGCCGGCAGCATCGCCACGCTGCGGGACTTCGGTGAGGACTCCGGCCTGACCCCGAGCCGCCGCACGCTGTCGTTCGTGCAGAACCACGACACCGAGCGCAACGGCGACGCGTTGAGCTACAAGGACGGCGCCACCAACCGGCTCGCGACGCAGTACCTCCTGGCCGCCGGCTACGGCCGTCCGCAGGTGTACTCCGCCTTCAGCTTCACCACCGCCGACGACTCGCCGCCGGCCACCCCCGACGGGATGATCACCGACGCGGCCTGCGGCTCCGGCTGGACCTGCGCGCACCGCGACCGCGGCGTGACCGCGCTGGTCCGGTGGCACAACGGGGTGGGCGCGGCCCCGCAGGCGCACTGGTGGGACGACGGCGCGAACGTGATCGCCTTCAGCCGCGGCGACCGCGGCTGGGTGGCGATGAACAACAACACCGTCGCCAGGACGGTGCGCGTGCAGACGGGCCTGGCCCGCGGCCGCTACTGCGACGTGGTCACCGGCGGCCGCAGCTGCTCGGGCACCGTGGTCGCCGTCAACGGCAGCGGCGTCGCCCGGGTGACCGTGCCGGCCAAGGGCACGGTCGCGGTGCTGGCCGCCAGCCGCCGCTAG
- the ppgK gene encoding polyphosphate--glucose phosphotransferase gives MTVTSALHPFGIDFGGSGIKGAPVDLGTGEFAADRTRVETPKGGRPQDVADVVSELVVRGADKGAPIGITVPGVVVHGVVKSAANIDESWIYTDAVTMFRDKLHRDVVVVNDADAAGLAEVRYGAARDQAGLVIVTTLGTGIGTALVYDGVLVPNSELGHLEINGKDAEAVAANSVREKKDLSWSEWAERLTTYYRTLERLFSPELFVVGGGVSKNAEKFLPLLGIDTRIVPAALLNTAGIVGAAVLAAESADSH, from the coding sequence ATGACTGTGACGTCCGCCCTTCACCCGTTCGGCATCGACTTCGGCGGGAGCGGCATCAAGGGCGCTCCGGTCGACCTGGGCACCGGCGAGTTCGCCGCCGACCGCACCCGGGTCGAGACCCCCAAGGGCGGCAGGCCGCAGGACGTCGCCGACGTCGTCTCCGAGCTCGTCGTCCGAGGCGCCGACAAGGGCGCGCCGATCGGCATCACCGTCCCGGGGGTCGTCGTGCACGGCGTGGTGAAGTCGGCCGCCAACATCGACGAGTCCTGGATCTACACCGACGCCGTGACGATGTTCCGGGACAAGCTGCACCGCGACGTGGTGGTCGTCAACGACGCGGACGCCGCCGGGCTCGCCGAGGTCCGCTACGGCGCGGCGCGCGACCAGGCCGGCCTGGTGATCGTCACCACGCTCGGCACCGGCATCGGCACAGCCCTGGTGTACGACGGCGTGCTGGTGCCGAACTCCGAGCTCGGCCACCTCGAGATCAACGGCAAGGACGCGGAGGCCGTCGCGGCCAACAGCGTGCGCGAGAAGAAGGACCTGAGCTGGTCCGAGTGGGCCGAGCGGCTGACCACCTACTACCGAACCCTCGAGCGGCTCTTCTCCCCCGAGCTGTTCGTCGTCGGCGGAGGCGTGAGCAAGAACGCCGAGAAGTTCCTGCCGCTGCTGGGTATCGACACCCGGATCGTGCCCGCCGCGCTGCTCAACACGGCGGGCATCGTCGGGGCGGCCGTGCTGGCGGCGGAGTCGGCCGACAGCCACTGA
- a CDS encoding helix-turn-helix domain-containing protein encodes MTDDYLARIGNLIRDARKHRGWTQQQLADTLSTSQSAVNRIERGHQNLSLEMLARIGEALDSEIVSLGAGPTHLRVTGPTTLSGSIDVKSSKNAGVALLCASLLNRGRTTLLKVARIEEVNRLLEVLASMGVQTRWLNDDNDLEIIPPADLDLDRIDEEAARRTRSIIMFLGPLMHRQDVYELPYAGGCDLGTRTVEPHMAALRPFGLEVKATEGSYHVTVNRAISPSRPIVLTERGDTVTENALMAAARHDGVTVIRNASPNYMVQDLCFFLEKLGVRIDGVGTTTLTVHGTPEIDVDVDYAPSEDPIEAMSLLAAAIVTDSEITIRRVPIEFLEIELALLEEMGLRYERSEEYVAANQHTRLVDITTRHSELHSPIDKIHPMPFPGLNIDNLPFFAVIAAVAEGQTLLHDWVYENRAIYLTELTKLGASVKLLDPHRVMIEGPTRWRGTEMICPPALRPAVVILLAMLASKGTSVLRSVYVINRGYEDLATRLNALGASIETFRDI; translated from the coding sequence ATGACCGATGACTACCTCGCCCGGATCGGCAACCTCATCCGCGACGCCCGCAAGCACCGCGGCTGGACCCAGCAGCAGCTCGCCGACACGCTGTCCACCAGCCAGAGCGCCGTCAACCGCATCGAGCGCGGTCACCAGAACCTCTCCCTGGAGATGCTCGCCCGCATCGGCGAGGCCCTCGACTCCGAGATCGTCTCGCTCGGCGCCGGCCCGACGCACCTGCGGGTCACCGGCCCCACCACGCTCTCCGGGTCGATCGACGTGAAGTCCTCCAAGAACGCCGGCGTCGCACTGCTCTGCGCCTCGCTGCTCAACCGCGGGCGTACGACGCTGCTCAAGGTCGCGCGCATCGAGGAGGTCAACCGGCTCCTCGAGGTGCTCGCCAGCATGGGCGTGCAGACCCGCTGGCTCAACGACGACAACGACCTCGAGATCATCCCGCCGGCCGACCTCGACCTGGACCGCATCGACGAGGAGGCGGCCCGTCGTACCCGTTCGATCATCATGTTCCTCGGCCCGCTGATGCACCGCCAGGACGTCTACGAGCTGCCCTACGCCGGCGGCTGCGACCTGGGCACGCGGACCGTCGAGCCGCACATGGCGGCGCTGCGGCCCTTCGGCCTGGAGGTCAAGGCCACCGAGGGCAGCTACCACGTCACCGTCAACCGGGCGATCTCCCCGTCCCGGCCGATCGTGCTGACCGAGCGCGGCGACACCGTCACCGAGAACGCCCTGATGGCCGCGGCCCGCCACGACGGCGTCACCGTGATCCGCAACGCCAGCCCGAACTACATGGTCCAGGACCTCTGCTTCTTCCTGGAGAAGCTCGGCGTGCGCATCGACGGCGTCGGCACCACGACGCTGACCGTGCACGGCACCCCGGAGATCGACGTCGACGTCGACTACGCGCCGTCCGAGGACCCGATCGAGGCGATGTCGCTGCTCGCCGCCGCGATCGTCACCGACTCGGAGATCACCATCCGCCGGGTGCCGATCGAGTTCCTCGAGATCGAGCTCGCGCTGCTCGAGGAGATGGGCCTGCGCTACGAGCGCAGCGAGGAGTACGTCGCAGCGAACCAGCACACCCGGCTGGTGGACATCACCACCCGGCACTCCGAGCTGCACTCCCCCATCGACAAGATCCACCCGATGCCGTTCCCGGGCCTCAACATCGACAACCTGCCGTTCTTCGCGGTGATCGCCGCGGTGGCCGAGGGCCAGACGCTGCTGCACGACTGGGTCTACGAGAACCGCGCGATCTACCTCACCGAGCTCACCAAGCTGGGCGCCTCGGTCAAGCTGCTCGACCCGCACCGGGTGATGATCGAGGGCCCGACGCGCTGGCGGGGCACCGAGATGATCTGCCCGCCGGCGCTGCGTCCCGCGGTCGTGATCCTGCTGGCGATGCTGGCCTCGAAGGGCACCTCGGTGCTCCGGTCGGTCTACGTGATCAACCGCGGCTACGAGGACCTCGCGACCCGGCTCAACGCCCTCGGCGCGAGCATCGAGACCTTCCGCGACATCTGA
- a CDS encoding glycerophosphodiester phosphodiesterase — translation MLAFAHRGGAHHPDLVGLENTLTAFEHAVGLGYTHLETDVHLTSDGVLLAFHDGVLDRVTTSTGTIADLAYVDLADALIGGREPIPLMADLLEQFPRTCFNIDLKSDAAVPVLAALVERTGAHHRVGIGSFSETRLRDFRRRVSRPVATSYGPLGVSLGRFAPRLLAEMVLRGRGDAFQVPHRLRGATLVTEGFVERAHAAGRPVHVWTVDDPAEMHELLDLGVDGLMTDRTDVLREVLVDRGLWRGTP, via the coding sequence GTGCTCGCGTTCGCGCACCGCGGCGGCGCGCACCACCCCGACCTGGTCGGCCTGGAGAACACCCTGACCGCGTTCGAGCACGCCGTCGGCCTCGGCTACACCCACCTCGAGACCGACGTGCACCTGACCAGCGACGGGGTGCTGCTGGCCTTCCACGACGGGGTGCTGGACCGGGTCACCACGAGCACCGGGACCATCGCCGACCTGGCGTACGTCGACCTCGCCGACGCCCTGATCGGCGGACGCGAGCCGATCCCGCTGATGGCCGACCTGCTCGAGCAGTTCCCGCGCACCTGCTTCAACATCGACCTCAAGTCCGACGCCGCGGTGCCGGTGCTGGCCGCCCTCGTCGAGCGCACCGGCGCCCACCACCGGGTCGGCATCGGGTCGTTCTCCGAGACCCGGCTGCGCGACTTCCGCCGGCGGGTGTCGCGGCCGGTGGCCACGTCGTACGGACCGCTCGGCGTCAGCCTCGGACGCTTCGCCCCGCGGCTGCTCGCGGAGATGGTGCTGCGCGGCCGCGGGGACGCGTTCCAGGTGCCGCACCGGCTCCGCGGCGCGACCCTGGTGACCGAGGGCTTCGTCGAGCGGGCGCACGCGGCGGGCCGGCCGGTCCACGTGTGGACCGTCGACGACCCGGCCGAGATGCACGAGCTGCTCGACCTCGGGGTCGACGGACTGATGACCGACCGGACCGACGTGCTGCGCGAGGTCCTGGTGGACCGCGGGCTGTGGAGGGGGACACCATGA
- a CDS encoding DUF3072 domain-containing protein: protein MRTTRLPSRSSRCWAPRRAGRGGTTEKDPDDWVTGDEPMTGAQRSYLDTLARDAGEQLTPDLTKAEASEHIERLQAKTGRGTS from the coding sequence ATTCGAACGACCAGGCTCCCGTCGAGGAGCAGCCGATGCTGGGCGCCCCGCAGAGCGGGACGGGGGGGCACCACCGAGAAGGACCCCGACGACTGGGTGACCGGCGACGAGCCGATGACCGGGGCGCAGCGCAGCTACCTGGACACCCTGGCGCGGGACGCGGGGGAGCAGCTCACGCCCGACCTGACCAAGGCGGAAGCCTCGGAGCACATCGAGCGCCTGCAGGCGAAAACGGGACGCGGCACTTCCTGA
- a CDS encoding RNA polymerase-binding protein RbpA, which yields MGERTLRGARLGGQSFEDERGIEFAARQNVGYACPQGHEFEVPMSVEADVPAVWECPRCGAEALNRDGLTKEAKVEKPVRTHWDMLLERRSIKELEEILTERLELLRGGEIGPAHLHRPSKKKAKSA from the coding sequence ATGGGAGAGCGCACTTTGCGCGGCGCCCGCCTTGGGGGCCAGAGCTTCGAGGACGAGCGCGGGATCGAGTTCGCTGCCCGCCAGAACGTCGGCTACGCGTGCCCGCAGGGGCACGAGTTCGAGGTCCCGATGTCGGTCGAGGCCGACGTCCCGGCGGTGTGGGAGTGCCCGCGCTGCGGTGCCGAGGCCCTGAACCGCGACGGCCTGACCAAGGAGGCCAAGGTCGAGAAGCCGGTCCGCACGCACTGGGACATGCTGCTCGAGCGTCGCTCCATCAAGGAGCTCGAGGAGATCCTCACCGAGCGCCTCGAGCTGCTCCGCGGCGGCGAGATCGGCCCGGCGCACCTGCACCGGCCGTCGAAGAAGAAGGCCAAGTCGGCCTGA
- a CDS encoding polyprenol monophosphomannose synthase — MSTHDAGALGRVLMVVPTYNECDNVEWIVRRVRVANPDVDVLVVDDGSPDGTGELADALAAADPHVTVLHRTEKAGLGAAYLHGFRVALDRGYDVVGEMDADGSHQPEQLPALLDALRDADLVIGSRWVPGGRVVNWPLSRKLLSVGGNLYARLLLGIPLRDVTAGYRVFRRTTLESIDLASVESAGYIFQTDLAFRTLRAGLRVVEVPIEFVERVRGESKMTRDVATESLRRITAWGLRERGRQVRDVFSRARRGRR, encoded by the coding sequence ATGAGCACGCACGACGCCGGGGCCCTCGGCCGCGTCCTGATGGTCGTCCCGACCTACAACGAGTGCGACAACGTCGAGTGGATCGTGCGCCGGGTCCGGGTCGCGAACCCGGACGTCGACGTGCTGGTCGTGGACGACGGCTCGCCGGACGGCACCGGCGAGCTGGCCGACGCGCTGGCCGCCGCCGACCCGCACGTCACGGTGCTGCACCGCACCGAGAAGGCCGGCCTCGGCGCGGCGTACCTGCACGGCTTCCGGGTCGCGCTCGACCGCGGCTACGACGTGGTGGGGGAGATGGACGCCGACGGGTCCCACCAGCCCGAGCAGCTCCCGGCCCTGCTGGACGCGTTGCGCGACGCCGACCTGGTGATCGGCTCGCGCTGGGTCCCCGGCGGCCGGGTGGTGAACTGGCCGCTGTCGCGCAAGCTGCTGTCGGTCGGCGGCAACCTCTACGCCCGCCTGCTGCTCGGCATCCCGCTGCGCGACGTGACGGCCGGCTACCGCGTCTTCCGGCGGACGACCCTGGAGTCGATCGACCTGGCCAGCGTCGAGTCGGCCGGGTACATCTTCCAGACCGACCTGGCGTTCCGCACGCTGCGCGCCGGTCTCCGGGTCGTCGAGGTGCCGATCGAGTTCGTCGAGCGGGTCCGCGGCGAGTCCAAGATGACCCGGGACGTGGCCACCGAGTCGCTGCGCCGGATCACCGCCTGGGGCCTGCGGGAGCGCGGTCGTCAGGTCCGCGACGTATTCTCGAGGGCACGACGCGGCCGCAGGTAG
- the lnt gene encoding apolipoprotein N-acyltransferase, producing MRLLARSVLAALAGVAAALAFEPYHWVLLLPLAVAATTLLAARAPRPRSGFWVGFVFGTAFMLVLLPWLQVIGVYAWIPLAVLEGLFYGLAGLATRVVVRLPWWPLWAATAWVAVEALRSVVPFGGFPWGRLSFAVEDTPVAAAFAYVGAPGTTFLVALLGTTLAWAVLHGRRAPVRAAAAVVAAGVLACVASLLPWQPPADAPRATVAAVQGNVPGEGLDAFSERRAVLDNHVDATFGLAARVDAGTAPRPDLVVWPENSSDIDPYADPSAAAAIGGAARAVGAPLLMGAVVGDRVDQGWFNRAIVWSADGTPGRYYDKTHPVPFGEYIPLRSVLAPRVPALNQIPNDMVRGTRPGVLGVGPATVGVLMCFEVAYDGLLHSLVDDGANVVVVPTNNATYTGTGQIEQQFAMSRLRAIETGRWVVVASTNGISGIVAPDGHVVERAPSRQRAVLEHQVGLVSARTPAVVLGPWPELLLSGLAAVTVLLGLLVGYRRRPRHSHDHDHGGTHR from the coding sequence GTGAGGCTGCTCGCCCGCAGCGTGCTGGCCGCACTGGCCGGCGTCGCCGCCGCCCTGGCCTTCGAGCCCTACCACTGGGTCCTGCTGCTGCCGCTCGCGGTCGCCGCGACCACCCTGCTCGCCGCCCGTGCGCCGCGGCCGCGCTCCGGCTTCTGGGTCGGCTTCGTGTTCGGTACGGCGTTCATGCTGGTGCTGCTGCCGTGGCTGCAGGTGATCGGCGTCTACGCGTGGATCCCGCTGGCGGTCCTGGAGGGCCTGTTCTACGGCCTGGCCGGACTCGCCACCCGGGTCGTCGTACGCCTGCCGTGGTGGCCGCTCTGGGCCGCCACGGCCTGGGTGGCGGTCGAGGCGCTGCGGTCGGTCGTGCCGTTCGGCGGCTTCCCGTGGGGCCGGCTGTCCTTCGCCGTCGAGGACACCCCGGTCGCGGCCGCCTTCGCCTACGTCGGCGCCCCCGGCACCACGTTCCTGGTCGCCCTGCTGGGCACCACGCTGGCCTGGGCGGTGCTGCACGGCCGCCGGGCACCCGTGCGCGCCGCCGCGGCAGTGGTTGCCGCCGGGGTGCTGGCCTGCGTGGCCTCGCTGCTGCCCTGGCAGCCGCCGGCTGACGCGCCGCGGGCCACCGTGGCCGCCGTGCAGGGCAACGTGCCGGGGGAGGGCCTGGACGCGTTCTCCGAGCGCCGTGCGGTCCTCGACAACCACGTCGACGCCACCTTCGGGCTGGCGGCCCGGGTGGACGCCGGCACGGCGCCGCGCCCGGACCTCGTGGTGTGGCCGGAGAACTCCTCCGACATCGACCCCTACGCCGACCCGAGCGCGGCCGCGGCGATCGGCGGGGCCGCCCGCGCGGTCGGCGCGCCGCTGCTGATGGGCGCCGTGGTGGGGGACCGGGTCGACCAGGGCTGGTTCAACCGGGCCATCGTCTGGTCGGCCGACGGCACGCCGGGCCGGTACTACGACAAGACCCACCCGGTGCCGTTCGGCGAGTACATCCCGCTCCGGTCCGTGCTCGCCCCGCGCGTCCCGGCGCTGAACCAGATCCCCAACGACATGGTCCGCGGCACCCGGCCCGGCGTGCTGGGGGTCGGACCCGCCACGGTCGGCGTGCTGATGTGCTTCGAGGTCGCGTACGACGGGCTGCTGCACAGCCTGGTCGACGACGGCGCGAACGTCGTCGTGGTGCCGACCAACAACGCGACGTACACCGGGACCGGCCAGATCGAGCAGCAGTTCGCGATGTCCCGGCTGCGCGCGATCGAGACGGGTCGCTGGGTCGTGGTGGCCTCCACGAACGGCATCTCCGGGATCGTCGCCCCCGACGGCCACGTCGTCGAGCGGGCGCCGTCGAGGCAGCGCGCGGTGCTCGAGCACCAGGTGGGCCTGGTCAGCGCGCGGACCCCGGCCGTGGTGCTGGGTCCGTGGCCCGAGCTCCTGCTGTCCGGGCTCGCGGCGGTCACGGTCCTGCTCGGTCTGCTCGTGGGCTATCGTCGTCGGCCGCGCCACAGCCACGACCACGACCACGGGGGAACGCACCGATGA
- a CDS encoding zf-TFIIB domain-containing protein — protein MSQDAEMTCPQCQSPMSARTLGDVTVHQCTSCEGVFLERADLGNLIEAENDWHRDSGPKTMPLPRITADMTVPPPSRPVTRAYIESLFT, from the coding sequence ATGTCCCAGGACGCCGAGATGACCTGCCCTCAGTGCCAGTCCCCGATGTCCGCGCGCACGCTCGGCGACGTCACGGTCCACCAGTGCACGTCGTGCGAGGGGGTCTTCCTCGAGCGCGCCGACCTCGGCAACCTGATCGAGGCCGAGAACGACTGGCACCGCGACAGCGGCCCCAAGACGATGCCGCTGCCGCGGATCACCGCCGACATGACCGTGCCGCCGCCCAGCCGCCCGGTGACCCGCGCCTACATCGAGTCGCTCTTCACCTGA
- a CDS encoding phosphoribosyltransferase yields the protein MTERETLTWELYGEASAALGRQVADSGFVPDIVLGIARGGLVPAATLAYALECKNLFSMNVEFYTGVGTTLDAPVMLPPLLDTADLVDMAVLVVDDVADSGKTLELVRDFCRGHVATVRSAVLYEKPRTIVEADYVWRRTDRWIEFPGRREAGVWPGPQRVTAVHD from the coding sequence ATGACTGAGCGCGAGACGCTGACCTGGGAGCTGTACGGCGAGGCCTCGGCCGCCCTGGGACGGCAGGTGGCCGACAGCGGGTTCGTGCCGGACATCGTGCTCGGCATCGCGCGCGGGGGACTGGTGCCGGCCGCGACCCTGGCCTACGCGCTGGAGTGCAAGAACCTCTTCTCGATGAACGTGGAGTTCTACACCGGGGTGGGCACCACCCTCGACGCGCCGGTGATGCTCCCGCCGCTGCTGGACACCGCGGACCTGGTCGACATGGCGGTGCTCGTCGTCGACGACGTCGCGGACAGCGGGAAGACCCTCGAGCTGGTCCGGGACTTCTGCCGCGGTCACGTCGCCACCGTGCGGTCCGCGGTGCTCTACGAGAAGCCGAGGACCATCGTGGAGGCCGACTACGTGTGGCGGCGCACCGACCGGTGGATCGAGTTCCCTGGTCGTCGTGAAGCAGGGGTTTGGCCCGGGCCGCAGCGGGTAACCGCCGTGCATGACTGA